A single window of Streptomyces griseoviridis DNA harbors:
- a CDS encoding alpha/beta fold hydrolase yields MTYVFVPGAWHGGWSWHPVAQRMAGAGHRAVALTMPGLSPGDDPRALRLADAVEYLTAEIERRDLTDVVLVGHSWGGIPIAGAVRRLAGRLSGIALVSAFVPRPGESMADAMGPEIGGYVRATIAASPDHTIGVDFPSFRASLMQDEPEDLQRLVHDLLVPQPGGYMLDALDTVDLTAAEVPITYLLAENDRALAAPGAELAARAGVEPVLVPGTHETILTHPDDVAKALRDQTEK; encoded by the coding sequence ATGACCTATGTGTTCGTTCCGGGGGCCTGGCACGGTGGCTGGTCGTGGCACCCGGTGGCACAGCGGATGGCCGGTGCCGGTCATCGGGCCGTCGCGCTGACCATGCCCGGTCTCTCGCCCGGTGACGACCCGCGCGCACTGCGACTGGCCGACGCGGTGGAGTACCTGACGGCCGAGATCGAGCGCCGGGACCTGACCGACGTGGTGCTGGTCGGCCACAGCTGGGGCGGCATACCGATCGCCGGCGCCGTGCGGCGGCTGGCAGGACGCCTGTCGGGCATCGCCCTGGTCAGCGCGTTCGTCCCGCGGCCCGGCGAGTCGATGGCCGACGCGATGGGCCCGGAGATCGGCGGCTATGTGCGCGCGACGATCGCGGCCTCACCGGACCACACCATCGGGGTGGACTTCCCCTCGTTCCGCGCCTCACTCATGCAGGACGAGCCGGAGGACCTCCAGCGTCTGGTCCACGACCTGCTGGTGCCGCAGCCCGGCGGCTACATGCTCGACGCGCTCGACACCGTCGACCTCACCGCCGCGGAGGTGCCGATCACCTATCTCCTAGCCGAGAACGACCGCGCGCTCGCCGCGCCGGGCGCTGAACTCGCCGCCCGTGCCGGCGTGGAGCCGGTCCTTGTCCCGGGAACGCACGAAACGATCCTCACCCACCCGGACGATGTGGCGAAGGCACTCCGCGACCAGACGGAGAAGTAG
- a CDS encoding TetR/AcrR family transcriptional regulator has translation MSTRESKKAAGGRRAEYAAATRQAIHEAARELFTGKGYFATTVDDIATAARVAPATVYAVGGGKQGLLKAIIETRTTAPDVEETYGHIAGTADADELLRFITHATRVHFEGSRGLMRVVIDTAPHDAAAAQALRTAHASLRDGLARTARRLAELGALRNGIDVREATDTLWFYLGNGAYFTLTDDNDWPLDKVEQWLHTSLRTALLRSGSADRSASDQ, from the coding sequence GTGTCGACCAGAGAATCGAAGAAGGCGGCCGGCGGCAGGCGGGCCGAGTACGCGGCCGCGACGCGCCAGGCGATCCATGAGGCCGCGCGCGAGCTGTTCACCGGCAAGGGCTACTTCGCGACCACCGTCGACGACATCGCCACGGCCGCACGCGTCGCGCCGGCCACGGTGTACGCGGTGGGCGGCGGAAAGCAGGGGCTCCTCAAGGCGATCATCGAGACCAGGACGACCGCGCCTGACGTGGAGGAGACCTACGGGCACATCGCGGGAACGGCGGACGCCGACGAGCTGCTGCGCTTCATCACCCACGCCACCCGGGTCCACTTCGAGGGCTCCCGCGGCCTGATGCGCGTCGTCATCGACACCGCTCCCCACGACGCCGCCGCGGCACAGGCGCTGCGGACCGCGCACGCCAGCCTCCGCGACGGCCTCGCCAGGACCGCGCGACGGCTGGCCGAGCTGGGCGCCCTGCGGAACGGGATCGATGTGCGGGAAGCGACCGACACCCTCTGGTTCTACCTGGGCAACGGCGCCTACTTCACCCTGACCGACGACAACGACTGGCCGTTGGACAAGGTCGAGCAGTGGCTGCACACGTCGCTCCGCACGGCGCTGCTCCGATCCGGATCAGCCGACCGGAGCGCGTCCGACCAGTGA
- a CDS encoding TetR/AcrR family transcriptional regulator: MPRITKEDKARNRQNIVEAAGRMFRSQGVDAVGIADLMKEAGLTHGGFYNHFASKGDLATEACGTSFEASLGGLRQIIEEGADRNGPPLKRVVDTYLSAAHRDASDGGCPSASLVIDAGRHTDTVQSAYATGVEGYLTGFAEEFAREHEGEITSQEARDRAVLLLSRLVGAMVLARAVSDVQPELSDEILRTCRAHALD, from the coding sequence ATGCCGCGGATCACCAAGGAAGACAAGGCCAGGAACCGGCAGAACATCGTCGAGGCGGCCGGGCGCATGTTCCGCTCACAGGGCGTCGACGCCGTGGGGATCGCCGACCTGATGAAGGAAGCGGGCCTGACCCACGGCGGCTTCTACAACCACTTCGCGTCCAAGGGCGATCTGGCCACCGAGGCGTGCGGCACCTCGTTCGAAGCCTCTCTGGGTGGCCTGCGCCAGATCATCGAAGAGGGCGCCGACCGCAATGGCCCCCCGCTGAAGCGCGTGGTGGACACCTACCTCTCGGCCGCCCACCGCGACGCGTCGGACGGCGGCTGTCCCTCCGCCTCCCTGGTCATCGACGCCGGACGGCACACCGACACGGTCCAGAGCGCCTACGCGACCGGCGTGGAGGGCTATCTCACGGGATTCGCCGAGGAGTTCGCCCGTGAGCACGAAGGGGAGATCACCTCACAGGAGGCGCGCGACCGTGCGGTGCTGCTGCTCAGCCGACTGGTAGGGGCGATGGTCCTCGCCCGCGCCGTCAGCGACGTCCAGCCCGAACTGTCCGACGAGATCCTGCGGACCTGCCGCGCGCACGCTCTCGACTGA
- a CDS encoding alcohol dehydrogenase catalytic domain-containing protein: MRTVEYTRRGNPAQVLTLREKPHRPTPGSGEVLVRVLVSPVHPGDLIGVEGPPGPPEQQEEARTPGVEGMGVVESVGADVRAQRPGQRVAVFPAPGTWSDFVVVPAELAVPVPDGVSDETAALMLVNPLTLRMLYRAVEDALRGRPGPVLQTAAGSSIGRLVSATAARHDVRLINLVRSASGAERLRALHPSQPAVATCDDDWRAQVSLYAGERGVRVVLDSVGGAMTRDLAELLADDGTLVSYGQLGSGTTPLEALPLIGRALTVRGVTVLRWTSRTPQERAQDVAFAQELARSRPDLLEVAGSYDLADFKAAIEHARRPAKSGTVLLTTARTTGSGQEGAR, from the coding sequence ATGCGCACCGTGGAGTACACCCGCCGAGGGAACCCCGCACAGGTACTGACGCTGAGGGAGAAGCCCCACCGGCCGACCCCCGGCAGCGGGGAGGTTCTGGTCCGCGTGCTGGTCAGTCCCGTTCATCCGGGGGACCTGATCGGTGTGGAGGGTCCGCCGGGGCCACCGGAACAGCAGGAGGAGGCCCGGACTCCCGGAGTGGAGGGCATGGGCGTCGTCGAGAGCGTCGGAGCGGACGTGCGGGCGCAGCGGCCGGGGCAGCGGGTGGCGGTTTTCCCCGCGCCGGGAACGTGGAGCGACTTCGTCGTGGTGCCCGCCGAGCTGGCGGTGCCGGTGCCGGACGGGGTCAGCGACGAGACCGCGGCCCTGATGCTGGTCAACCCGCTGACGCTGCGCATGCTGTACCGCGCGGTGGAGGACGCCCTGCGCGGGCGGCCGGGTCCTGTCCTCCAGACCGCCGCCGGATCGTCCATCGGCAGGCTGGTCAGCGCGACCGCCGCCCGGCACGACGTGCGGTTGATCAACCTCGTGCGCAGTGCTTCCGGCGCCGAGAGACTACGTGCGCTCCACCCCTCCCAGCCCGCGGTCGCGACCTGCGACGACGACTGGCGGGCACAGGTCAGCCTCTACGCCGGCGAGCGGGGCGTGCGGGTGGTCCTCGACAGCGTCGGCGGCGCCATGACCCGCGACCTCGCCGAACTGCTCGCCGACGACGGCACCTTGGTCTCCTACGGACAGCTGGGTTCCGGCACGACCCCGCTGGAGGCGCTGCCCCTCATCGGGCGGGCGCTGACGGTGCGGGGCGTGACCGTCCTGCGCTGGACGAGCCGCACCCCGCAGGAGCGGGCCCAGGACGTCGCGTTCGCCCAGGAGTTGGCGCGTAGCAGGCCCGACCTGCTGGAAGTCGCGGGCAGTTACGACCTCGCCGACTTCAAGGCGGCCATCGAGCACGCCCGCCGCCCGGCCAAGAGCGGAACGGTCCTGCTCACCACCGCACGCACCACCGGCTCAGGACAGGAGGGCGCCCGCTGA
- a CDS encoding alkene reductase: MSDQTPAPGAQPLLQPVRLGALDLPNRVVMAPMTRARADNEELAPTALHATYYSQRAGAGLIVSEGTWVSTDAIGFVNVPGLYTDAQTAGWAKVTEAVHSAGGRIVSQLGHVGAVSHPDYHGGRLPAGPSAVNPHEMSFTPEGPKDTVTPRALSASEIAATIGAYRQAATNALRAGFDGLEIHAQVSHLVAQFLNPRLNRRTDAYGGSGEKRARFLLDILDAVSGVWGSDRVAVKLSPYWRHEPAFTADDEQLAEYDQLLKRLGDSGLAYLHLLGPEPGGASDDTLAAFSRYRAHYRGAIVANLGFTRASGNDLLERGLADAVSFGAPFIANPDLVDRFTHGRPLATGDRDTYFASGVKGPEGYTDYPAVNGS; encoded by the coding sequence ATGTCCGACCAGACCCCCGCACCCGGCGCCCAGCCCCTCCTTCAGCCCGTTCGGCTGGGCGCGCTCGACCTGCCCAACCGCGTCGTGATGGCTCCCATGACGCGCGCTCGGGCCGACAACGAGGAACTGGCCCCCACCGCCCTGCACGCCACCTACTACAGCCAGCGCGCCGGCGCCGGCCTGATCGTCAGCGAGGGGACCTGGGTCAGCACGGACGCGATCGGCTTCGTCAACGTCCCCGGCCTCTACACGGACGCCCAGACCGCGGGCTGGGCGAAGGTCACCGAAGCCGTGCACTCCGCGGGCGGGAGGATCGTCTCGCAACTCGGCCACGTCGGCGCGGTCTCCCACCCCGACTACCACGGCGGCAGGCTCCCCGCGGGACCTTCTGCGGTCAATCCCCACGAGATGTCCTTCACCCCTGAGGGCCCGAAGGACACCGTCACGCCTCGCGCCCTGAGCGCCTCGGAGATCGCCGCCACGATCGGCGCCTACCGGCAGGCGGCCACCAACGCACTGCGCGCCGGATTCGACGGCCTGGAGATCCACGCGCAGGTGTCCCACCTCGTGGCCCAGTTCCTCAACCCCCGTCTCAACCGGCGCACCGACGCCTACGGCGGCAGCGGTGAGAAGCGGGCGCGGTTCCTCCTCGACATCCTGGACGCCGTCAGCGGGGTGTGGGGCAGCGACCGCGTCGCCGTCAAGCTCTCCCCCTACTGGCGTCACGAACCCGCCTTCACCGCGGACGACGAGCAACTCGCCGAGTACGACCAGCTCCTCAAGCGCCTCGGCGACAGCGGACTGGCCTATCTCCACCTCCTCGGCCCGGAACCCGGCGGGGCGAGCGACGACACCCTCGCCGCGTTCAGCCGCTACCGCGCCCACTACCGCGGCGCCATCGTCGCCAACCTCGGCTTCACCCGGGCGAGCGGCAACGACCTGCTCGAACGGGGTCTGGCCGACGCGGTCTCCTTCGGCGCCCCCTTCATCGCCAACCCGGACCTCGTCGATCGGTTCACCCACGGCCGCCCGCTGGCCACCGGCGACCGCGACACGTACTTCGCGAGTGGCGTGAAGGGACCCGAGGGATACACGGACTACCCGGCGGTGAACGGGTCGTAG
- a CDS encoding DNRLRE domain-containing protein: protein MRQPEPPEGRSARHRRRPGWVAGSLCLALAASLLEGVFTGAVAAPRAEPPEAPAAAAASEAADIPSARVAARLSGKRVEALAERTETSTTWANADGTLTTELSAGPVRFKDDDTDTWRTVDLDLVRTEDGTVRPKAHPGGLRLAGKTGTVARSLRATRSADATDLVTLGDGDQRVTLQWKGGLPKPALDGTRATYAEAVPGADVVVEATRTGFEQFVEIKQRPTGDAYTYTLPLRAAGLKAEQLKDGSVRFTDGGKKTRAVMPAPVMWDASVDKRSGEHTRKAKVGMEVVQKGSSIDLVITPDSAFLDDPDTVYPVTVDPSASALSNVFDTYVQQGETVDWSNDTELDFGNPGTTNANGTPRTARSFVTWNTSPIQDALVSSAKLSLWNFHSGNTDCKVQPWEVWSAGAASTSSRWTAQPAWTALKATSTETRGNASCAATQPKGWINADVTGLVQEWASAKATRGHLGLRATSETVVAQWKRVNSANAASNPPKLVVNYNYRPRTGTKQEAGPPYFSYGGAWAVNTLRPTLRDTFVDADGDQVNGTFQIYDSATDTQVGGVLVSPYVPSGQTAEVTVSAGVLANGKTYRFRTSPYDGTHYNNGWSAWKTFTVDTTAPSAPSAITSTHYPTGSWVKGAGQAGTFTVTPPSGTDHNWLEWSLDGVTWTKVATGGASTPKALSIAPPKDGTHTLQVRAVDKADNKSEAAEYVFHAGPGGFVQPADGERTARRLPLVAEADAGRYDKVSFSWRRSEADAWTAIPAAHVTSGGTPLSGWPVPLTGGRNVALVWNTTQTVDPDGSIQIKADFTGPNSASGSTQPLTAVVDRDANGAAAAEAGPGSLNLLTGDYTLSGTDVSLFDTSVTRAASSRTPQAGAAQQGQAAIFGKEWTSGTAAQAVESDYTQLVKTSASSLDVVSTDGMTVAFTADAARTGWVAEPGSENLTLKGAFASGDFTLADTEGAVTTFRRVNASADAWVVVRSLIDGEAHSTTEVVSEAVTVDGKVLARPKHVIVASSAVTVGACEASPATRGCKVLEFVYATSTTATSSALGDVKDQVAEIRAWATSPGATASTATAVAKYAYDSAGRLRETWDPRISPALKTTYGYDSAGRVTGMTPPGQLPWTFVHGKAGAAAVAGDGMLLKVSRPTLSAGSADQPDGSAAVTSIVYGVPLTGTRAPAAFGASDVRAWGQFDAPSDATAVLPSGSAPASHDGADLTATTYGRAMVHYLNASGREVNTLDPAKNVTTTEYDAAGNAVRELSAANRALALGATNADQARLNDLGIAVLPAAERAELLSNRGVYNADGSRELETLGPLHRVVLEADLKEGSTTVAAAGDQLAVRHRTVNEYDGGRPTDGTATVSDKVTQSTEGGQPRNWPALTADARTVRTGYDWVLGKPTSTVQDPGGLAITEKAGYDGDGRQTSRSLPGSTGSDAGTVLTDYYAGTGTGVCGGRPEWAGEVCRTRPAAAVTGGGSNPSELVTTVAEYDRWGETAKLTETAGGATRVKSTTYDAAGRARNVTVTGGLGTAVPAVTTTYDAGSGKVATITSTDGGTITKAYDRLGRLISYTDADGATTTSSYDAQDRPVVVGDTVPSTTTYAYDTAVDPRDLPTSLTDSVAGTLSVRYDADGQVRSQQLPGGYTLAQSTNPAGMPTQRVYTRDSDGTVVFSETLVPTVHGQRSLYTGSLGQTSTQSYRYDKAGRLTRAEDDTVDAVCVTRSYGFDKNSNRTALATSAAQPGLACTTGGATTVNHTYDSADRLVDPGYVYDAFGRTTSAPGTTLAYFADDLVRQQVSGGQRQTWTLDSQLRTRGWTVESNASGTWTRTASKVNHYGSDADSPRWIVEDTATGSMTRHVDGFDGQLAATTAKSGNTVLHLVNLHGDVVVQLPLDASQAPTVQRTDEYGNVSGASGVRYGWHGGMHRSTETLTGLTLMGVRLYNPTTGRFLSADPIPGGSCNAYDYACADPVNSDDVTGCATCRVPKHAWTGRSFTTVLRTTRWSYGSWHNYNYHWFWDVVSGDKGPVPITAWKRQYRYRNQYVFKCKVVAWYGYGRQKILATYETRYQYSYRDRTSYRIAFTGIKWTRTGGWSWTRTSRTYVSSSSIVYTKG from the coding sequence ATGCGTCAACCTGAACCGCCTGAAGGCAGATCCGCCCGGCACCGGAGGAGACCCGGCTGGGTAGCGGGGAGCCTCTGCCTGGCCCTCGCCGCCTCTCTCCTCGAAGGCGTCTTCACCGGCGCCGTGGCCGCGCCCCGCGCGGAGCCGCCCGAGGCCCCGGCAGCGGCCGCCGCCTCCGAGGCCGCCGACATCCCGTCCGCCCGCGTCGCGGCTCGCCTGTCCGGCAAGCGGGTCGAGGCGCTCGCCGAACGCACCGAGACCTCGACCACGTGGGCGAACGCCGACGGCACGCTCACCACCGAACTCAGCGCCGGCCCGGTGCGGTTCAAGGACGACGACACCGACACCTGGCGGACCGTCGACCTGGACCTGGTACGGACCGAGGACGGCACCGTCCGTCCCAAGGCGCACCCCGGAGGGCTGCGCCTGGCCGGGAAGACCGGCACGGTCGCGCGCTCCCTGCGGGCGACCCGGTCCGCCGACGCCACCGACCTGGTCACGCTCGGCGACGGGGACCAGCGGGTCACCCTCCAGTGGAAGGGCGGTCTGCCGAAGCCCGCGCTGGACGGCACCCGGGCCACCTACGCCGAGGCGGTGCCAGGCGCCGACGTCGTGGTCGAGGCCACCCGCACCGGCTTCGAGCAGTTCGTCGAGATCAAGCAGCGTCCCACCGGGGACGCCTACACCTACACCCTGCCGTTGCGGGCCGCAGGGCTGAAGGCCGAGCAACTGAAGGACGGCAGCGTCCGGTTCACGGACGGCGGGAAGAAGACCCGCGCGGTCATGCCCGCGCCGGTCATGTGGGACGCCTCCGTCGACAAGCGGTCCGGCGAACACACCCGCAAGGCGAAGGTCGGGATGGAGGTCGTCCAGAAGGGCTCCTCCATCGACCTGGTGATCACCCCGGACAGCGCGTTCCTCGATGATCCCGACACGGTGTACCCGGTCACCGTCGACCCGTCCGCCTCGGCGCTGTCCAACGTCTTCGACACCTACGTCCAGCAGGGCGAGACCGTCGACTGGTCCAACGACACCGAGCTGGACTTCGGCAATCCCGGCACCACCAACGCCAACGGCACGCCCAGGACGGCCCGTTCCTTCGTCACCTGGAACACCTCGCCGATCCAGGACGCGCTGGTCTCCAGCGCCAAGCTGTCGCTGTGGAACTTCCACTCAGGCAACACCGACTGCAAGGTCCAGCCGTGGGAGGTGTGGTCGGCGGGAGCGGCGTCCACCTCGTCGCGCTGGACCGCGCAGCCCGCGTGGACGGCGCTGAAGGCCACCTCGACGGAGACCCGCGGCAACGCCTCCTGCGCGGCGACCCAGCCGAAGGGCTGGATCAACGCCGATGTGACCGGCCTGGTGCAGGAGTGGGCCTCGGCGAAGGCCACCCGCGGTCATCTGGGGCTGCGGGCCACCAGCGAGACGGTGGTCGCCCAGTGGAAGCGGGTCAACTCCGCCAACGCGGCGAGCAATCCGCCGAAGCTGGTCGTGAACTACAACTACCGGCCGCGCACCGGCACCAAGCAGGAGGCCGGGCCGCCGTACTTCTCCTACGGTGGCGCCTGGGCGGTCAACACCCTCAGGCCCACCCTGCGCGACACCTTCGTGGATGCCGACGGTGACCAGGTCAACGGCACCTTCCAGATCTACGACAGCGCCACCGACACCCAGGTCGGGGGCGTCCTCGTGTCGCCGTACGTGCCGTCCGGCCAGACCGCCGAAGTGACCGTGTCCGCCGGGGTGTTGGCGAACGGCAAGACGTACAGGTTCCGCACCTCGCCCTACGACGGGACGCACTACAACAACGGCTGGTCGGCCTGGAAGACCTTCACCGTCGACACCACCGCCCCCTCCGCGCCCTCCGCGATCACCTCGACGCACTACCCGACCGGCTCGTGGGTCAAGGGCGCGGGCCAGGCGGGCACGTTCACCGTCACCCCGCCGTCCGGTACCGACCACAACTGGCTCGAGTGGTCGCTCGACGGCGTGACCTGGACCAAGGTCGCCACCGGTGGCGCCTCCACACCCAAGGCCCTCAGCATCGCCCCGCCCAAGGACGGCACCCACACCCTCCAGGTCCGCGCGGTCGACAAGGCCGACAACAAGTCCGAGGCCGCGGAGTACGTCTTCCACGCCGGCCCCGGCGGCTTCGTCCAGCCCGCCGACGGTGAACGCACCGCCCGGCGCCTGCCGTTGGTCGCCGAGGCCGACGCCGGCCGCTACGACAAGGTGTCCTTCTCCTGGCGCCGTTCCGAGGCCGACGCGTGGACGGCGATCCCCGCCGCCCACGTCACCTCCGGGGGCACACCGCTGTCCGGCTGGCCCGTGCCGCTCACCGGGGGCCGCAACGTCGCCCTGGTGTGGAACACCACGCAGACCGTCGACCCGGACGGCTCGATCCAGATCAAGGCCGACTTCACCGGCCCGAACAGTGCCTCGGGCAGCACCCAGCCGCTCACCGCGGTCGTGGACCGCGACGCGAACGGCGCCGCCGCCGCGGAGGCCGGTCCTGGCTCGCTGAACCTCCTCACCGGTGACTACACGCTGTCCGGTACCGACGTCTCGCTGTTCGACACGTCGGTGACGCGCGCCGCGTCCTCGCGCACCCCCCAGGCCGGGGCGGCGCAGCAGGGCCAGGCCGCCATCTTCGGCAAGGAGTGGACCAGCGGCACCGCGGCCCAGGCCGTGGAGTCCGACTACACGCAACTGGTCAAGACCTCCGCGTCGTCGCTCGACGTGGTGAGCACCGACGGCATGACCGTCGCCTTCACCGCAGACGCGGCCCGCACCGGGTGGGTCGCCGAGCCGGGATCGGAGAACCTGACCCTCAAGGGCGCCTTCGCCTCGGGCGACTTCACCCTCGCGGACACCGAGGGCGCCGTGACCACGTTCCGCCGGGTCAACGCCTCCGCCGACGCGTGGGTCGTCGTGCGCTCCCTGATCGACGGCGAGGCCCACTCGACCACCGAGGTGGTCTCCGAGGCCGTCACCGTGGACGGCAAGGTCCTGGCCCGGCCCAAGCATGTGATCGTCGCCAGCAGCGCGGTCACCGTCGGCGCCTGCGAGGCGTCTCCCGCCACCCGCGGCTGCAAGGTCCTGGAGTTCGTGTACGCGACGTCCACCACCGCCACGTCCAGTGCGCTGGGCGACGTGAAGGACCAGGTGGCGGAGATCCGTGCCTGGGCCACCTCGCCCGGCGCGACCGCGTCGACGGCGACGGCCGTCGCGAAGTACGCCTACGACAGCGCGGGCCGGCTGCGCGAGACCTGGGACCCTCGCATCTCCCCGGCGCTGAAGACCACGTACGGCTACGACAGCGCCGGACGTGTCACCGGCATGACGCCGCCGGGGCAGCTTCCCTGGACCTTCGTCCACGGCAAGGCCGGCGCGGCCGCGGTGGCTGGTGACGGCATGCTGCTGAAGGTCTCCCGTCCCACCCTCTCGGCCGGTTCGGCCGATCAGCCGGACGGTTCGGCGGCCGTGACCTCGATCGTCTACGGCGTGCCGCTCACCGGCACCCGGGCTCCCGCCGCGTTCGGCGCGAGCGACGTGCGGGCGTGGGGCCAGTTCGACGCGCCGAGCGACGCGACGGCCGTCCTGCCGAGCGGCTCCGCACCGGCCTCGCACGACGGTGCCGACCTGACCGCGACCACCTACGGCCGCGCCATGGTCCACTACCTGAACGCGTCCGGCCGCGAGGTCAACACCCTCGATCCCGCGAAGAACGTCACGACCACGGAGTACGACGCGGCGGGCAACGCGGTGCGGGAGCTGTCGGCGGCCAACCGGGCGCTCGCGCTCGGAGCCACCAACGCAGACCAGGCACGCCTGAACGACCTCGGCATCGCCGTGCTGCCCGCCGCCGAGCGGGCCGAACTCCTCTCCAACAGGGGCGTCTACAACGCCGACGGCTCCCGCGAGCTGGAGACCCTCGGGCCGCTGCACCGCGTGGTGCTTGAGGCCGATCTGAAGGAGGGCAGCACCACCGTGGCGGCGGCCGGCGACCAGCTGGCCGTGCGGCACCGCACCGTCAACGAGTACGACGGGGGCCGTCCCACCGACGGCACCGCGACCGTCTCCGACAAGGTCACCCAGAGCACCGAGGGCGGGCAGCCCCGCAACTGGCCGGCGCTGACGGCCGACGCCCGGACCGTGCGGACCGGGTACGACTGGGTCCTCGGCAAGCCGACCAGCACGGTCCAGGACCCCGGCGGCCTCGCCATCACCGAGAAGGCCGGCTACGACGGCGACGGTCGCCAGACCAGCCGCAGCCTGCCCGGCTCCACCGGCTCCGACGCCGGGACCGTCCTCACGGACTACTACGCCGGGACAGGTACCGGCGTGTGCGGCGGGCGCCCCGAGTGGGCGGGCGAGGTGTGCCGCACCCGGCCGGCCGCGGCCGTCACGGGCGGCGGGTCCAACCCGTCGGAGCTGGTGACCACTGTCGCCGAGTACGACCGCTGGGGGGAGACCGCCAAGCTGACGGAGACCGCGGGCGGCGCGACGCGGGTGAAGTCCACCACGTACGACGCGGCGGGCCGCGCCCGGAACGTCACGGTCACCGGAGGTCTCGGCACCGCCGTCCCCGCCGTCACCACGACGTACGACGCCGGCAGCGGCAAGGTCGCCACGATCACCTCGACCGACGGCGGCACCATCACGAAGGCGTACGACCGGCTGGGCCGCCTCATCTCGTACACGGACGCCGACGGCGCCACGACCACCAGTTCCTACGACGCGCAGGACCGCCCGGTCGTGGTCGGCGACACCGTGCCGTCCACCACGACGTACGCCTACGACACGGCGGTGGATCCGCGCGATCTGCCGACGTCGCTGACCGACTCGGTGGCCGGCACGTTGTCGGTCCGCTACGACGCCGACGGGCAGGTCCGCAGCCAGCAGCTACCCGGCGGCTACACCCTCGCCCAGAGCACCAACCCGGCGGGCATGCCGACCCAGCGCGTCTACACCCGCGACAGCGACGGGACGGTCGTCTTCTCCGAGACCCTCGTCCCCACGGTGCACGGGCAGCGGTCGCTGTACACCGGCTCCCTGGGGCAGACGTCCACCCAGAGCTACCGCTACGACAAGGCCGGCCGTCTGACCCGGGCCGAGGACGACACCGTCGACGCCGTCTGCGTCACCCGCAGCTACGGCTTCGACAAGAACTCCAACCGCACCGCCCTGGCCACCTCCGCGGCGCAGCCCGGTCTGGCCTGCACCACCGGCGGAGCGACGACGGTCAACCACACCTACGACAGCGCCGACCGGCTGGTCGACCCCGGCTACGTCTACGACGCCTTCGGCCGCACCACCTCGGCGCCCGGCACCACGCTGGCGTACTTCGCCGACGACCTGGTGCGCCAGCAGGTCTCGGGCGGGCAGCGGCAGACCTGGACCCTCGACTCCCAACTCCGCACCCGCGGCTGGACGGTGGAGTCGAACGCGTCGGGCACCTGGACCCGCACCGCGTCCAAGGTCAACCACTACGGATCCGACGCGGACTCCCCGCGCTGGATCGTGGAGGACACCGCGACCGGCTCGATGACGCGCCATGTCGACGGATTCGACGGCCAGTTGGCGGCCACCACCGCCAAGTCGGGCAACACCGTCCTGCACCTGGTCAACCTGCACGGCGACGTGGTCGTCCAACTGCCGTTGGACGCGAGCCAGGCGCCGACGGTGCAGCGCACGGACGAGTACGGCAACGTCTCCGGTGCGTCAGGCGTCCGCTACGGCTGGCACGGCGGCATGCACCGGTCGACCGAGACACTCACCGGGCTCACCCTGATGGGGGTGCGCCTCTACAACCCCACGACGGGCCGGTTCCTGTCGGCCGACCCGATCCCGGGCGGTAGCTGCAACGCCTACGACTACGCCTGCGCCGACCCCGTCAACAGCGACGACGTCACCGGCTGCGCCACCTGCCGGGTCCCCAAGCACGCCTGGACCGGCCGGAGTTTCACCACGGTGCTGCGCACCACACGGTGGAGCTACGGCAGTTGGCACAACTACAACTACCACTGGTTCTGGGACGTCGTCAGCGGCGACAAGGGGCCGGTGCCGATCACCGCGTGGAAGCGGCAGTACCGCTACCGCAACCAGTACGTGTTCAAGTGCAAGGTGGTGGCCTGGTACGGCTACGGCCGGCAGAAGATCCTGGCCACGTACGAGACGCGCTACCAGTACTCCTACCGTGACCGCACCTCCTACCGGATCGCGTTCACCGGCATCAAGTGGACGCGGACGGGCGGCTGGAGCTGGACGAGGACGTCCAGGACCTACGTCTCCAGTTCCAGCATCGTCTACACGAAGGGCTGA